The proteins below come from a single Pogoniulus pusillus isolate bPogPus1 chromosome 39, bPogPus1.pri, whole genome shotgun sequence genomic window:
- the LOC135191358 gene encoding parathyroid hormone 4-like: MFLPQRALQLVTLLAVLFFACFATCQDIESRRAVTEHQLMHDQGRARQGLKRLMWLQHALGSVHTASSRDLSLADAMWDSQESQDASDLHGLISRGQAASLRKLLQEEEQSLPPLQQLEVLQYETAPKGSWNPQDLFDLLLPIKELGSKRDAVSQPQHYSH, translated from the exons atgttCCTGCcccagagagctctgcagctggtgaCACTTTTGGCAGTTCTCTTTTTTGCCTGCTTTGCAACGTGTCAAGACATTGAAAG caggagagcagtgacCGAGCACCAGCTGATGCACGACCAAGGGCGGGCGCGGCAGGGGCTGAAGCGCCTGATGTGGCTGCAGCACGCCCTGGGCAGCGTGCACAcggccagcagcagggacctgTCGCTTGCAGATGCCATGTGGGATTCACAGGAGAGCCAGGATGCCTCGGATCTCCACGGCCTCatcagcaggggccaggctgcaagcctgaggaagctgctgcaggaggaagagcagagcttGCCCCCGCtacagcagctggaggtgctgcagtatGAGACGGCCCCGAAGGGCAGCTGGAACCCACAAGACCTCTTCGACCTCCTCCTTCCAATCAAAGAGCTGGGCAGCAAGAGAGATGCTGtgagccagccccagcactATTCCCActag
- the CDKN1A gene encoding cyclin-dependent kinase inhibitor 1: MPLSQSRAGQMPCSSKVCRNLFGPVDHQELLNDLQGMMRQHLEEAQQRWNFNFETETPLEGQFKWERVFQDEQEVHSLVSAISEDRSSRVPPKDHPGRICPEGAEQSLGVYKAASPHGLKRGQATIKDFYSSKRRLVPEKPKPDKPKP, encoded by the exons ATGCCCCTgtctcagagcagggctgggcagatgCCATGCAGCAGCAAGGTGTGCAGGAACCTCTTCGGGCCTGTGGACCACCAAGAGCTTCTGAACGACCTGCAGGGCATGATGAGGCAGCACCTGGAAGAGGCTCAGCAGCGCTGGAACTTCAACTTCGAGACAGAGACTCCCCTAGAAGGACAATTCAAGTGGGAGAGAGTCTTCCAGGATGAGCAGGAGGTCCACAGCCTGGTCAGTGCCATCAGTGAGGACAGGAGCTCCAGGGTCCCCCCCAAGGACCACCCTGGCAGGATTTGCCCCGagggggctgagcagagcctgggggtTTACAAGGCTGCTTCTCCACACGGCCTGAAGCGTGGGCAGGCAACTATCAAAG ACTTCTACAGCTCCAAACGGAGGCTGGTCCCGGAGAAGCCCAAGCCTGACAAGCCCAAGCCGTGA
- the SRSF3 gene encoding serine/arginine-rich splicing factor 3 yields MHRDSCPLDCKVYVGNLGNNGNKTELERAFGYYGPLRSVWVARNPPGFAFVEFEDPRDAADAVRELDGRTLCGCRVRVELSNGEKRSRNRGPPPSWGRRPRDDYRRRSPPPRRRSPRRRSFSRSRSRSLSRDRRRERSLSRERNHKPSRSFSRSRSRSRSNERK; encoded by the exons ATGCATCGTGACTCTTGTCCGCTGGACTGCAAGGTTTATGTGGGTAACCTTGGAAACAATGGCAACAAAACCGAACTAGAGCGAGCTTTTGGCTACTACGGACCCCTGCGCAGCGTATGGGTGGCAAGGAATCCTCCCGGGTTTGCCTTTGTGGAGTTTGAAGATCCACGAGATGCAGCTGATGCAGTTAGAGAATTAGATGGAAG AACCCTCTGTGGGTGCCGTGTCAGGGTGGAGCTCTCCAATGGCGAGAAGCGGAGTCGGAATCGTGGACCACCTCCATCCTGGGGCAGGCGCCCTCGAGATGACTACCGCAGGAGAAGTCCTCCTCCTCGTCGCAG ATCACCGCGAAGGAGAAGCTTTTCTCGGAGCCGCAGCAG gtccctctccagagacagaagaaGAGAGAGGTCACTGTCACGGGAGAGGAATCACAAGCCTTCGCGCTCCTTCTCCAGGTCTCGCAG TCGCTCCAGGTCAAACGAGAGGAAATAG